From Mobula birostris isolate sMobBir1 chromosome 8, sMobBir1.hap1, whole genome shotgun sequence, the proteins below share one genomic window:
- the LOC140201638 gene encoding uncharacterized protein has product MMTDPGLFHEETNVFQIFWTEASVTWQSADEGHTVIQTIRQSLINKTKSRGGSCPGSSKDPQGSETSSLCSEQPDHLTSSTCTQVKNEESSEKLQCNVQCYGRGAIHKEIVKELNINECEGPRIPCVLFVYNVSREIEGFRNALQWITGGRRVRKEDICAVILLQKSLDVGEGKIRTDARLFHEGTAVHRVLWRETSDILKRTKADCQCPNTIRAIRQSLSDRTRSREHSSSGQGGNLPGDETSMEIEKLDCSISSGCNQRKRSRNSEKSNGSSEDPEGSETPSLCTEQPDHLTSSTGTQEKDKKSSEKLQCNGSPAGGGQ; this is encoded by the exons ATGATGACTGATCCAGGGTTATTCCATGAGGAAACCAATGTTTTTCAGATATTTTGGACAGAAGCGAGTGTTACGTGGCAAAGTGCTGATGAAGGCCACACTGTGATTCAGACCATCAGACAGAGTCTCATCAACAAGACAAAATCCAGAGGAGGGTCCTGTCCCG GGTCGAGCAAGGATCCACAGGGCAGTGAGACGTCCTCATTGTGCAGTGAGCAACCAGATCAtttgacatcttcaacctgcacGCAAGTAAAGAACGAAGAGAGCTCAGAGAAGCTTCAGTGTAACG TGCAATGTTACGGTCGAGGAGCCATCCAtaaagagattgtgaaggagctGAATATCAACGAGTGTGAAGGGCCAAGGATTCCCTGTGTCCTGTTTGTCTACAATGTGTCTCGTGAAATTGAGGGTTTTCGAAATGCCCTGCAGTGGATCACAG GAGGCAGAAGAGTGCGGAAGGAAGACATTTGTGCCGTGATTCTGTTGCAGAAATCCCTagatgtgggagaggggaagataaGGACCGATGCAAGATTATTCCACGAAGGAACTGCAGTTCATCGAGTACTTTGGAGAGAAACCAGCGATATTCTCAAAAGGACGAAAGCTGACTGCCAGTGTCCAAATACGATTCGGGCCATCAGACAGAGTCTCAGTGACAGAACCAGATCCAGAGAACATTCCTCCTCCG GGCAGGGCGGCAATCTGCCGGGCGACGAGACTTCGATGGAGATTGAAAAATTGGATTGTTCGATTTCTTCAGGATGCAACCAAAGGAAGAGAAGCAGGAATTCAGAGAAGAGTAATG GGTCGAGCGAGGATCCAGAGGGCAGTGAGACTCCCTCATTGTGCACTGAGCAACCAGATCATTTGACATCTTCAACTGGCACACAAGAGAAGGACAAAAAGAGCTCAGAGAAGCTTCAGTGTAACG GAAGTCCTGCAGGAGGAGGCCAGTGA